A stretch of Haloprofundus halophilus DNA encodes these proteins:
- a CDS encoding tRNA (guanine(26)-N(2))-dimethyltransferase has translation MQIREGGVDIEVADSRDGASEGAGDGVFFNPTQELNRDVTIAALRAYEEREPRAETYLDAMTASGIRAVRAAADGWRVTGADIDSEAVELARSNLERNGLEGEILEQNVNALLYGDREVYDVVDVDPFGTPIPFADAALSNARNMVCVTATDTAPLCGAHQNSGIRKYSTLPQNTDFHAEMGLRVLLSALIRTAARYDVAAKPILSHVSRHYARTYLELDHRATSADALVEQLGYVHSCEDCLSRTHEFGLLSHPPEECPACGSNRLLSAGPIWLGQTAESDFARSVRSHLDDGMGTKKRASRMLSTIAEEIDRPTHYDQHRLCKQWNRSANAMDEFLSDLREAGFEASKAHYSGTAFKTDASVAEMREATRPE, from the coding sequence CGAGGTCGCCGACTCCCGCGACGGAGCCAGCGAGGGCGCGGGCGACGGGGTGTTCTTCAACCCGACACAGGAACTGAACCGCGACGTGACGATAGCGGCGCTACGCGCGTACGAGGAGCGAGAGCCGCGCGCGGAGACGTACCTCGACGCGATGACGGCCAGCGGGATTCGGGCGGTCCGCGCCGCCGCCGACGGCTGGCGCGTCACCGGCGCGGACATCGATTCCGAGGCGGTCGAACTCGCGCGGTCGAACCTCGAACGCAACGGATTGGAGGGAGAGATACTCGAACAGAACGTCAACGCGCTGCTGTACGGGGACCGAGAGGTGTACGACGTGGTCGACGTCGACCCGTTCGGGACGCCCATCCCCTTCGCCGACGCGGCGCTGTCGAACGCGCGGAACATGGTCTGCGTCACCGCCACCGACACCGCGCCGCTGTGCGGAGCGCACCAGAACAGCGGGATTCGGAAGTACTCGACGCTCCCGCAGAACACCGACTTCCACGCCGAGATGGGCCTTCGCGTCCTCCTGTCGGCGCTGATTCGGACCGCCGCTCGCTACGACGTCGCCGCGAAGCCGATTCTCTCGCACGTGTCGAGACACTACGCGCGGACGTACCTCGAACTTGACCACCGCGCGACCAGCGCCGACGCGCTCGTCGAGCAGTTGGGCTACGTCCACAGCTGCGAGGACTGTCTCAGCCGAACCCACGAGTTCGGCCTGTTGTCGCATCCGCCGGAGGAGTGCCCCGCTTGCGGGAGCAACCGTCTGCTCTCTGCGGGACCGATATGGCTCGGTCAGACCGCAGAGAGCGACTTCGCCCGCTCGGTTCGCTCGCATCTCGACGACGGGATGGGAACGAAGAAGCGCGCGTCGCGGATGCTGTCGACCATCGCCGAGGAGATAGACCGGCCGACCCACTACGACCAGCACCGCCTCTGCAAGCAGTGGAACCGCTCGGCGAACGCGATGGACGAGTTCCTCTCGGACCTCCGCGAGGCGGGCTTCGAGGCGTCGAAGGCGCACTACAGCGGCACCGCGTTCAAGACGGACGCGAGCGTCGCCGAGATGCGCGAGGCGACGCGGCCGGAGTGA
- a CDS encoding YihY/virulence factor BrkB family protein, with protein MRAVVTEVQEREVTFLAASISYYAFVSLIPLLVLAVVLAGLVGGEALRGEVMTLAEQYLVPSAQDAVLSAMTDQAAQGGLGVVSLLLTTWGALKLFRGVDTAFSRVYGSETGGIADQVKDGLIVLGAIGAGVVGVIAVSAVIALLPIPYIGLIGPVMLLLTLCAAFFPLYYVFPDVGVTPREVLPGTVFAAVGWSVLGAVFGIYAAASSGVGGLLGGILLLLTWFYFGGTIILVGAVVNAVLSNRLTDRQVQQEGARQEKPSDMSEEEARRETEARRDEDVEPSGAPDIAELSRQVEELQAELDAFESDVNERTVDKPKLEAELKRYVRGRMRRGKARGWGPYLVLLYGTVLTLGAFYYLGEAPLVAVLAMLIIFLSTLGLYVVFVVVGVGLNALGVPSRAADWVRKRRS; from the coding sequence GTGCGGGCCGTCGTAACGGAGGTGCAGGAGCGCGAAGTGACGTTTCTGGCGGCGAGCATCTCCTACTACGCGTTCGTCTCGCTGATACCGCTGTTGGTGCTCGCGGTCGTCCTCGCGGGGCTCGTCGGCGGCGAAGCGCTGCGAGGCGAAGTCATGACGCTGGCCGAGCAGTATCTCGTCCCGTCGGCGCAGGACGCGGTTCTCAGCGCGATGACCGACCAGGCGGCTCAAGGCGGCCTCGGCGTCGTGAGTCTCCTCCTCACGACGTGGGGGGCGCTCAAGCTGTTTCGCGGCGTCGACACCGCGTTCTCGCGGGTGTACGGCTCCGAGACCGGCGGCATCGCCGACCAGGTGAAGGACGGCCTCATCGTCCTCGGTGCCATCGGCGCGGGCGTCGTCGGCGTCATCGCCGTCAGCGCGGTTATCGCCCTGCTGCCGATTCCGTACATCGGCCTCATCGGGCCGGTCATGCTGCTCTTGACGCTCTGTGCGGCGTTCTTCCCGCTGTACTACGTCTTTCCGGACGTGGGCGTCACCCCCCGAGAGGTGCTCCCGGGAACGGTGTTCGCCGCCGTCGGGTGGTCGGTTCTCGGCGCGGTGTTCGGCATCTACGCCGCCGCCTCCAGCGGCGTCGGCGGACTGCTCGGCGGTATCTTGCTGCTTCTCACGTGGTTCTACTTCGGCGGCACCATCATCCTCGTCGGCGCGGTGGTGAATGCCGTTCTCTCGAACCGTCTCACGGACCGGCAGGTACAACAGGAAGGGGCCCGACAGGAGAAACCAAGCGACATGTCCGAGGAGGAGGCACGACGAGAGACGGAAGCGCGACGAGACGAGGACGTAGAACCGAGCGGCGCGCCCGACATCGCCGAACTGTCGCGCCAAGTCGAGGAGCTACAGGCGGAACTCGACGCCTTCGAGTCGGACGTGAACGAGCGGACAGTCGACAAGCCGAAACTCGAAGCGGAACTGAAACGCTACGTTCGCGGACGGATGCGACGCGGGAAAGCCCGCGGATGGGGGCCGTACCTCGTGCTCCTCTACGGGACGGTGCTGACGCTCGGCGCGTTCTACTACCTCGGCGAAGCGCCGCTCGTCGCCGTGCTGGCGATGCTCATCATCTTCCTGTCGACGCTCGGCCTCTACGTCGTCTTCGTCGTCGTCGGCGTCGGCCTCAACGCCCTCGGCGTCCCGAGTCGAGCAGCCGACTGGGTCCGCAAGCGACGCTCCTAA
- a CDS encoding phosphatase PAP2 family protein, whose amino-acid sequence MRGLGFTETLSNLPEPFVAAFALVTQLGDVWFLFATLGLLYLLAGERIARHPRRTGALLVALSVGALATTLALKAAFGFSRPPDAGTASIPPWLPPMLETVYLNAATGDGLGFPSGHAIGTTVAYGGAAAVLDVWNRRKRTLVAGTLVGLVCLARLVLGVHYLVDVVAGVAVGLAYLAVALRVADGDPARAFGVAAVAAAAGLAVVVFRGVPSELGPMATALGAGIAGGVVWQRLDASQLSNPVSVPVAVVGIALSGLPWVSAYLVEPGPVVSLVAGATGLSILVALPALSGRLGGEKSGGETSRAA is encoded by the coding sequence ATGCGTGGACTGGGATTCACTGAGACGCTCTCGAACCTCCCGGAGCCGTTCGTCGCCGCGTTCGCGCTCGTCACCCAACTCGGCGACGTGTGGTTTCTCTTTGCGACGCTCGGGCTTCTGTACTTGCTCGCCGGCGAGCGTATCGCCCGCCACCCGCGTCGGACCGGGGCGCTCCTGGTCGCGCTCTCGGTCGGTGCGCTGGCGACGACGCTCGCGCTCAAGGCGGCGTTCGGGTTTTCGAGGCCCCCCGACGCCGGGACGGCGTCGATTCCGCCGTGGTTACCGCCGATGCTGGAGACGGTGTATCTCAACGCCGCGACCGGTGACGGGCTCGGCTTTCCGAGCGGCCACGCCATCGGGACGACCGTGGCCTACGGCGGCGCAGCGGCGGTGCTCGACGTGTGGAACCGACGGAAGCGGACGCTCGTCGCGGGGACGCTGGTCGGCCTCGTCTGCCTCGCGAGGCTCGTCCTCGGAGTCCACTATCTCGTGGACGTCGTCGCCGGCGTCGCCGTCGGTCTCGCCTATCTCGCAGTGGCGCTCCGAGTCGCCGACGGCGACCCCGCCCGCGCGTTCGGCGTCGCCGCAGTCGCGGCCGCGGCGGGACTCGCCGTAGTGGTGTTCCGCGGAGTCCCTTCCGAACTCGGTCCGATGGCGACGGCGCTGGGTGCGGGCATCGCCGGCGGGGTCGTGTGGCAGCGCCTCGACGCCTCGCAGCTGTCGAACCCCGTCTCGGTGCCCGTCGCCGTCGTGGGTATCGCGCTGTCGGGTCTGCCGTGGGTGAGCGCGTATCTCGTCGAACCGGGGCCGGTCGTCTCGCTCGTCGCAGGGGCGACGGGGCTCTCGATTCTCGTCGCGCTGCCGGCGCTGTCGGGGCGTCTCGGCGGCGAAAAGAGCGGCGGGGAAACGTCTCGGGCGGCCTGA
- the glnA gene encoding type I glutamate--ammonia ligase, with protein sequence MTDENASPDGGLSTEAQAVIDEIESENVDFLRLQFTDILGTVKNVAVPATQAEKAFTEGIYFDGSSIEGFVRIQESDMRLKPDPETFAILPWRKTEGGASARLICDVIDTSTGEPFEGDPRYVLKQAIARAEEMGYDINAAPEPEFFLFEEDEEGRATRKTNDAGGYFDLAPKDLASDVRRDIIYGLESMGFEIEASHHEVAEGQHEINFTYDDALTTADNVGTFRTVVRAIAAEHDLHATFMPKPIAKINGSGMHTHISLFEDGENAFHDDDDEFDLSETAKQFLQGILEHAPAITAICNPTVNSYKRLVPGYEAPVYVAWSDRNRSALIRKPAARVPAASRIELRSPDPSCNPYLALAVMIHAGLDGIEQELEAPDPVRDNIYEFDEQKREEYGIETLPGNLGEAVAALEADEDVQEALGEHICEKFIEAKTQEYDEYRVDVSDWEVERYLETF encoded by the coding sequence ATGACGGACGAAAACGCATCTCCAGACGGGGGGTTGAGCACTGAAGCGCAGGCAGTCATCGACGAGATCGAGTCGGAAAACGTCGACTTCCTCCGCCTCCAGTTCACCGATATTCTCGGTACGGTCAAAAACGTCGCCGTTCCGGCCACGCAGGCCGAGAAGGCGTTCACCGAAGGCATCTACTTCGACGGTTCGAGCATCGAAGGGTTCGTCCGCATCCAGGAGTCCGACATGCGCCTCAAGCCGGACCCCGAAACCTTTGCGATTCTCCCGTGGAGGAAGACGGAGGGCGGCGCGTCGGCCCGCCTCATCTGCGACGTCATCGACACCTCGACGGGCGAACCGTTCGAGGGTGACCCCCGTTACGTCCTCAAGCAGGCGATCGCCCGCGCCGAGGAGATGGGATACGACATCAACGCCGCGCCCGAACCCGAGTTCTTCCTCTTCGAGGAGGACGAGGAGGGCCGCGCGACGAGAAAGACCAACGACGCCGGCGGTTACTTCGACCTCGCGCCGAAAGACCTCGCCTCAGACGTCCGCCGCGACATCATCTACGGCCTCGAATCGATGGGCTTCGAGATCGAAGCCAGCCACCACGAGGTCGCCGAGGGCCAGCACGAGATCAACTTCACCTACGACGACGCGCTGACCACGGCCGACAACGTCGGGACGTTCCGCACGGTCGTTCGCGCCATCGCGGCCGAACACGACCTGCACGCGACGTTCATGCCCAAGCCCATCGCGAAGATCAACGGCTCGGGGATGCACACCCACATCTCGCTGTTCGAAGACGGCGAGAACGCCTTCCACGACGACGACGACGAGTTCGACCTCTCGGAGACCGCGAAGCAGTTCCTCCAGGGTATCCTCGAACACGCGCCCGCCATCACCGCCATCTGCAACCCGACGGTCAACAGCTACAAGCGTCTCGTCCCCGGCTACGAGGCCCCCGTCTACGTCGCCTGGTCCGACCGCAACCGCTCGGCGCTCATCCGCAAACCGGCCGCGCGCGTCCCGGCCGCCTCCCGCATCGAACTCCGCTCGCCCGACCCGTCGTGCAACCCCTACCTTGCGCTCGCCGTGATGATTCACGCGGGTCTCGACGGCATCGAGCAGGAACTCGAAGCGCCCGACCCGGTGAGAGACAACATCTACGAGTTCGACGAGCAGAAGCGCGAGGAGTACGGTATCGAGACGCTTCCGGGCAACCTCGGCGAAGCCGTGGCCGCGCTCGAAGCGGACGAAGACGTTCAGGAAGCGCTCGGCGAACATATTTGCGAGAAGTTCATCGAAGCGAAGACGCAGGAGTACGACGAGTACCGCGTCGACGTCTCCGACTGGGAAGTCGAGCGCTACCTCGAGACGTTCTGA
- the lrp gene encoding HTH-type transcriptional regulator Lrp, whose protein sequence is MTYENLDAKLINALLGDGRASLRSLAEELDVSVTTISNHLRDLEAEGVVEGYTPIVNYDALGYDVTAVIQLKVEGSALPDITERLQEQKQMISVYEVTGDYDVIAIGKFTDTDGMNRQIKELLTDADIRESNTSVVLNAVVENQQFELDVEE, encoded by the coding sequence ATGACGTACGAAAACCTCGATGCAAAACTCATCAATGCACTGCTTGGCGACGGACGCGCGAGCCTTCGTAGTCTCGCCGAAGAACTCGACGTGTCGGTCACGACCATCTCGAACCACCTCCGCGACCTGGAGGCGGAAGGCGTCGTCGAAGGCTACACGCCCATCGTCAACTACGACGCGCTCGGCTACGACGTGACGGCCGTCATCCAGTTGAAAGTCGAAGGCAGTGCGCTCCCCGACATCACCGAGCGACTGCAGGAGCAGAAGCAGATGATATCGGTGTACGAGGTGACGGGCGACTACGACGTCATCGCCATCGGCAAGTTCACGGACACCGACGGCATGAACCGGCAGATCAAGGAGTTGCTCACCGACGCGGACATCCGCGAGTCGAACACGAGCGTCGTGCTCAACGCCGTCGTCGAGAACCAGCAGTTCGAACTCGACGTCGAAGAGTAG
- a CDS encoding aminopeptidase — translation MDPRIREHAQTIVDHSTDIEAGDNVVVHVPSEAEDLAVALHELIGDRGANPIFLNNSDRAERAFLRAREDEFDTPAHKLALYEEMDVYIVARSGGNVSEKADVAPETNAAFRRAEQEILHERLSKTWCLTQYPTTGHAQLAGMSTEGYENFVWDAVTLDWDAQREFQQQMVDLMNDADEVRITSGEETDVTMSLAGNETINDYGEANLPGGEVFTAPVKDSVEGDVYFDLPLYRYGREIEGARLTFENGKVVSHSAERNEELLTSILDTDEGSRYLGELGIGMNRAIDQFTYNMLFDEKMGDTVHMAVGSAYAECVGEENEVNESAEHVDMIVDMSENSTIELDGEVVQRNGTFVFEEDFE, via the coding sequence ATGGACCCGCGTATCCGCGAACACGCACAGACCATCGTCGACCACTCGACGGATATCGAAGCGGGCGACAACGTCGTCGTCCACGTGCCGAGCGAGGCCGAGGACCTCGCCGTCGCGCTGCACGAACTCATCGGCGACCGCGGCGCGAACCCCATCTTCCTGAACAACTCCGACCGCGCCGAGCGGGCGTTCCTCCGCGCGCGCGAGGACGAGTTCGACACCCCGGCGCACAAGCTCGCGCTCTACGAGGAGATGGACGTGTACATCGTCGCCCGAAGCGGCGGTAACGTCTCCGAGAAAGCCGACGTGGCCCCCGAGACGAACGCCGCGTTCCGCCGCGCAGAGCAAGAAATCCTCCACGAGCGCCTCTCGAAGACGTGGTGTCTCACCCAGTACCCGACGACGGGTCACGCCCAGCTCGCGGGGATGAGCACCGAGGGCTACGAGAACTTCGTCTGGGACGCCGTCACGCTCGACTGGGACGCCCAGCGCGAGTTCCAACAGCAGATGGTCGACCTGATGAACGACGCCGACGAGGTGCGCATCACCTCGGGCGAGGAGACGGACGTGACGATGAGCCTCGCGGGCAACGAGACCATCAACGACTACGGCGAGGCGAACCTCCCCGGCGGCGAGGTGTTCACCGCGCCGGTCAAGGACAGCGTCGAGGGCGACGTCTACTTCGACCTGCCGCTGTACCGCTACGGCCGCGAAATCGAGGGCGCGCGCCTGACGTTCGAGAACGGAAAGGTCGTCTCTCACAGCGCCGAACGCAACGAAGAGCTACTCACGAGCATCCTCGACACCGACGAGGGCTCTCGCTACCTCGGCGAACTCGGCATCGGGATGAACCGCGCCATCGACCAGTTCACCTACAACATGCTGTTCGACGAGAAGATGGGCGACACCGTCCACATGGCCGTCGGCAGCGCCTACGCCGAGTGCGTCGGCGAGGAGAACGAGGTCAACGAGTCCGCCGAACACGTCGACATGATCGTCGACATGAGCGAGAACTCGACCATCGAACTCGACGGCGAAGTCGTGCAGCGCAACGGCACGTTCGTATTCGAAGAGGACTTCGAGTAG
- a CDS encoding threonine aldolase family protein, producing the protein MIDLRSDTVTMPSDEMREAARDADVGDDVYRDDPTVNELERRAADLVGKEAALYVPSGTMGNQIAIRVHTDRGQEILCDEEAHVVKWELGGIAQLSQLQVRTIDCGDRCVPTPEQVRERYVEEDLHRPGTGLLSLENTHNSRGGVAVPKEHVDAAARAAHDLGVPVHLDGARVFNAAVALDEDPESLVENVDSVMFCLSKGLGAPVGSILAGDEEFVDRARRTRKLLGGGMRQAGIIAAPGLLALNNVDRLAEDHENARTLAAGLDAIDGLRAPTPDSNIVVVDVAGAGLTADEFVDACVDEGVACGAFGETTVRLCTNWDVSAADVEEALDRIPVAVESA; encoded by the coding sequence ATGATAGACCTCCGGAGCGACACCGTCACGATGCCGAGCGACGAGATGCGCGAGGCCGCCCGCGACGCCGACGTCGGCGACGACGTCTACCGCGACGACCCGACCGTCAACGAGCTCGAACGCCGCGCGGCCGACCTCGTCGGCAAAGAGGCCGCGCTGTACGTCCCCTCGGGGACGATGGGCAACCAGATCGCCATCAGAGTCCACACCGACCGCGGTCAAGAGATCCTCTGCGACGAAGAGGCCCACGTCGTCAAGTGGGAACTCGGCGGCATCGCCCAGCTCTCGCAGCTCCAAGTTCGAACCATCGACTGCGGCGACCGGTGCGTCCCGACGCCCGAACAGGTCCGAGAGCGCTACGTCGAGGAGGACCTCCACCGACCCGGCACGGGTCTCCTGTCGCTCGAAAACACGCACAACAGTCGCGGCGGCGTCGCCGTCCCCAAAGAACACGTCGACGCCGCGGCGAGGGCGGCTCACGACCTCGGCGTCCCGGTCCACCTCGACGGCGCGCGCGTGTTCAACGCCGCCGTCGCCCTCGACGAAGACCCCGAATCCCTGGTCGAGAACGTCGACAGCGTGATGTTCTGTCTCTCGAAGGGGCTCGGCGCGCCCGTCGGCTCGATTCTCGCCGGCGACGAGGAGTTCGTCGACCGCGCCCGACGGACCAGAAAACTGCTCGGCGGCGGGATGCGTCAGGCGGGTATCATCGCCGCGCCCGGCCTCCTCGCGCTCAACAACGTCGACCGACTCGCCGAGGACCACGAGAACGCCCGGACGCTCGCGGCCGGACTGGACGCCATCGACGGCCTCCGCGCGCCGACGCCCGACTCGAACATCGTCGTCGTCGACGTCGCCGGCGCGGGGCTGACCGCCGACGAGTTCGTCGACGCCTGCGTCGACGAGGGCGTCGCCTGCGGGGCGTTCGGCGAGACGACCGTCCGACTCTGTACGAACTGGGACGTCTCCGCGGCCGACGTCGAGGAGGCGCTCGACCGCATTCCCGTGGCCGTCGAGTCGGCGTAG
- a CDS encoding GAF domain-containing protein: MPTKSSVKVLLVADAPAENVDAVLDAEETVSVRRCGFDAVDENLAGVDCLVLTDTFSLSGAAREIPTVLCTHGSPTAVDSPQRYDAFAPAETPSVLPAQIRWATRRNDSANRRRIAKLHGGAATLIGARSAAELYESTIDIASRVLAFDTCYVGVVTDDPTADRQDVADGDEWVVPEAICPSSAHVDELPVSRGVAGRTYRTGESLVIDDLHAHPVAEPSDVAYQSGLSVALGDDAVFQAISTQPDAFDETDLHLAELLVTYATETLSRIRSEEALRRRREEIARLHEATTDLVGCTDEDELYRRAIETAENVLSFDSCYIRMVEDGEFRIRAESDTDHEWEIQTIPVDHGLSGWTLRESRSYLVDDAQTDAKSQPVSNNYHAVLSTPIGDAGVFQAFSATPAAFDERDLEFAEILVSYVRTTRSRIRSERTLRARERELTAERDRLSALFENVPDAAVAYEFVDGEPIVRRVNSAFEEIFGYDADSIVGENVDEYIVGEGVDGTDPSSASRLNRQLQDGESLRRECRRLTADGPREFLLHVVPLAIGETNVAGFAIYTDITERTRREKRLARQNEQLEEFAHIVSHDLRNPLSVAVGHLSIARETGAEESLDAVERSLGRMDDLIDDLLSLARAGRTVEERTPLDAADIAMRAWGGVDTSNATLHSDGPIAVDADESRLRELFENLFRNAVEHGGDAVSVSVGPVDDGFFVADDGPGVDEADRERVFDRGFSTGGDGIGVGLHIVRTIAEAHDWSVTVCDSPEGGACFHFVTHEADDQSGESGADLSEEAFPTLGTNSGPRGE; the protein is encoded by the coding sequence ATGCCAACCAAATCGTCGGTCAAGGTGCTTCTCGTCGCGGACGCCCCCGCCGAGAACGTCGACGCCGTTCTCGACGCCGAGGAGACGGTTTCGGTCCGGCGGTGCGGCTTCGACGCCGTGGACGAGAACCTCGCGGGCGTCGACTGCCTCGTTCTCACCGACACGTTCTCGCTCTCGGGTGCCGCGCGCGAGATTCCGACGGTTCTCTGTACGCACGGTTCGCCGACCGCGGTGGACAGTCCGCAGCGGTACGACGCGTTCGCGCCCGCCGAGACCCCGTCGGTGCTGCCGGCGCAGATTCGGTGGGCGACGCGTCGAAACGACAGCGCGAACCGCCGTCGAATCGCCAAACTGCACGGGGGCGCGGCGACGCTCATCGGCGCTCGAAGCGCCGCCGAACTGTACGAGTCGACGATCGACATCGCCTCTCGGGTGCTCGCGTTCGACACCTGTTACGTCGGCGTCGTCACCGACGACCCGACGGCCGACCGCCAGGACGTCGCAGACGGCGACGAGTGGGTCGTTCCGGAGGCGATCTGTCCCTCCTCGGCGCACGTCGACGAACTGCCGGTGTCGCGCGGCGTCGCCGGACGGACGTACCGAACCGGCGAGTCGCTCGTCATCGACGATTTGCACGCGCATCCGGTGGCCGAACCCTCGGACGTCGCCTACCAGTCGGGTCTCAGCGTCGCGCTCGGCGACGACGCCGTCTTCCAGGCGATCTCGACGCAGCCCGACGCGTTCGACGAGACGGACCTCCACCTCGCCGAGTTGCTGGTGACGTACGCGACGGAGACGCTGTCGCGTATCCGCTCGGAGGAGGCACTGCGACGGCGCCGCGAGGAAATCGCCCGTCTCCACGAGGCGACGACGGACCTCGTCGGCTGCACGGACGAAGACGAACTGTACCGACGGGCCATCGAGACGGCCGAGAACGTCCTCTCGTTCGACTCCTGCTACATCCGGATGGTCGAAGACGGGGAGTTCCGCATACGCGCGGAGTCCGACACCGACCACGAGTGGGAGATACAGACGATTCCGGTCGACCACGGCCTCTCCGGGTGGACGCTTCGCGAGAGCCGCTCGTACCTGGTGGACGACGCCCAGACCGACGCCAAATCCCAACCGGTGAGCAACAACTACCACGCGGTGCTCAGCACCCCCATCGGCGACGCGGGCGTGTTTCAGGCGTTCTCGGCGACACCCGCCGCCTTCGACGAGCGCGACCTGGAGTTCGCCGAGATTCTGGTCTCGTACGTCCGGACGACCCGTTCCCGGATTCGCTCCGAGCGGACGCTCCGCGCGCGCGAACGCGAACTCACCGCCGAGCGCGACCGACTCAGCGCGCTGTTCGAGAACGTCCCCGACGCCGCCGTCGCCTACGAGTTCGTCGACGGCGAACCCATCGTCCGGCGCGTCAACTCGGCGTTCGAGGAGATATTCGGCTACGACGCCGACAGTATCGTCGGCGAGAACGTCGACGAGTACATCGTCGGGGAGGGCGTCGACGGGACCGACCCGAGTTCCGCCTCGCGGCTCAACCGGCAGCTACAGGACGGCGAGAGCCTCCGCCGCGAGTGCCGACGACTCACCGCCGACGGTCCGCGGGAGTTCCTCCTCCACGTGGTCCCGCTGGCCATCGGCGAGACGAACGTCGCGGGCTTCGCTATCTACACCGACATCACCGAGCGAACCCGCCGCGAGAAGCGCCTCGCCAGGCAGAACGAACAGTTAGAGGAGTTCGCACACATCGTCTCGCACGACCTCCGAAACCCCCTGTCGGTCGCCGTCGGCCACCTCTCTATCGCGCGCGAGACCGGCGCCGAGGAGTCGCTCGACGCCGTCGAACGCTCGCTCGGCCGGATGGACGACCTCATCGACGACCTGCTGTCGCTGGCGCGGGCGGGCCGAACCGTCGAAGAGCGGACGCCGCTGGACGCCGCCGATATCGCGATGCGGGCGTGGGGCGGCGTCGACACCTCGAACGCGACGCTTCACTCCGATGGGCCGATAGCCGTCGACGCCGACGAGAGCCGACTGCGCGAACTGTTCGAAAACCTCTTTCGCAACGCCGTCGAACACGGCGGCGACGCGGTCTCCGTCTCGGTCGGTCCGGTCGACGACGGCTTCTTCGTCGCCGACGACGGACCCGGCGTCGACGAGGCGGACCGCGAACGCGTCTTCGACCGGGGTTTCTCGACCGGCGGCGACGGCATCGGCGTCGGTCTCCACATCGTCCGCACTATCGCGGAGGCGCACGACTGGTCGGTGACCGTCTGCGACAGCCCCGAGGGCGGTGCCTGTTTCCACTTCGTCACCCACGAAGCGGACGACCAGTCCGGCGAATCCGGCGCGGACCTCTCGGAGGAGGCGTTTCCGACGCTCGGAACGAACAGCGGTCCGCGCGGCGAGTAG
- a CDS encoding TspO/MBR family protein, giving the protein MERTQSRTLPDGRSLATALGFVVLVNAVGAAPALLAGPDTAWFASLEKPWFYPPPITFGVVWTALFTLQGIALWLLWERRPSSAVRAAYAAFAAQFVLNLAWTPAFFALQLPLVAFGIIVALWVAVVVTIALFARVDRRAAALLVPYLLWASFAAVLNFEIWRLNTSLAPML; this is encoded by the coding sequence ATGGAACGCACGCAAAGCCGAACGCTCCCGGACGGACGCTCGCTCGCGACTGCACTGGGGTTCGTCGTCCTCGTCAACGCGGTCGGTGCGGCGCCCGCACTGCTCGCCGGCCCGGACACGGCGTGGTTCGCCTCGCTCGAGAAACCGTGGTTCTACCCGCCGCCCATCACCTTCGGCGTCGTCTGGACGGCGCTGTTCACGCTGCAGGGAATCGCCCTCTGGTTGCTGTGGGAGCGCCGCCCCTCGTCGGCGGTTCGAGCCGCGTACGCCGCCTTCGCCGCGCAGTTCGTCCTGAACCTCGCGTGGACACCCGCGTTCTTCGCGCTCCAGCTGCCGCTCGTCGCCTTCGGTATCATCGTCGCACTCTGGGTCGCCGTCGTGGTCACCATCGCGCTGTTCGCCCGCGTCGACCGCCGCGCGGCGGCGCTTCTCGTCCCCTATCTGCTCTGGGCGTCGTTCGCCGCCGTTCTCAACTTCGAAATTTGGCGGCTGAATACCTCGCTCGCCCCGATGCTGTAA